AGTAGTTGATTCGACCCAAAATCTGCTGGTAACCTATTGAATTTGTACAAATAATCAGTGAAATTTGAAGTCAACTCatcagatttcttgattcCTCTCTCCAGCAGAACCAAATCATTTTCGATCGGCTGCTTCGGattcttttcttgatcGAGGTTTGCCGAATTGGAAACCCCAAGTAAAACGTCTCTACCGTTATCATTTGATTCACGTGAGTTCTTCGCCAGGGAGCTCTCAAATCTAATGGAAGGCTTTGTATAGTGTGCCAACCTCAATGTCAACTTGCCCCGCAACTTCGGTGTACTATTTTTCACTCTCAACATTATTAAGCACTATTTTCCAATTATTTTAATAAGCCAATGAAGCCTGATACACCTAATATCCTAAAGCGACCGATCCAAAGGCAAAGAACGATCTGGATTAAGCTCTATCATCAGAATCCTCTGTTATGTGCCTTCTCGAGGTAGGCTTACATTGAAATGTCAAACCGAGGCcgattgaattttctgCCGGGTAACGAAGTTGATGCTCTAACCCGCTTGTCAAGAATGGACGTTTGATGCGTAAGATTGGTGCTGAATTGTTCGTTTAGTGCTCAGATCAACTGTATATGCCCTGCGTTATCAGCTGGAATTGGTCGTAGAGCCTTGTATATATACTGCCGACGGATTTGGCGACGAGATAGTTCTCGACAAAATCGTCGCATTCAGATTCGGACAGCTCGAGATGGAACCTTTGCTTGAGCTGTACACTTGTGTTTTCGCCGGCGTTGAAACCCGGCTGCATGCTGTACTTCTGCATCACTTCACACATTGAGACTACTTGATCAGAGTATTTTCTTAATGCTTTGAAGCCGTCTTTTAGTAGTCGCACGAATTTCTTAAAGCATTCACTCTCGATGCCACCGAGCACCTCTATGTACTCGTAAGTCAGCTTGAAGGGCGCAGCTTCAAAACCAACAGATCCGGGAGAGTTTGAGAGCATGAATCCGAAATCGATGTGAACTAAATGGCCTTCGTTGTCGATCATAATGTTACCGTTATGTCTATCTTTGATCTGAAGGATGTAACATATAAGTGAGTATGCTGCCAGGGAAGCCGTGAAGTTATCCTGAGCACGTCTATATTTGAAGCCTTGAGGATCACCGAATGCTTTTAAGAAGTGGTCTTTCAGGCTCGCGATAGCTcctttttcatcaaggttgccttcttcaatcatcttctttgttaAGGATTTTTTGATACTATGCACCGATATTGCATTAGTTATAGTCTCAACGAGACCGGTATTTGCGCTTGTGATGAgaattttcatcttcttcacccAAACGTTTACTTTCTCCTTAGACCATATTTGAGCCATAGCTTGGATGAGTTGACATGCGAATGCTTCCTGTCTCAAATCATCCCCTGACTTCGCAATGACTGAACATAAATCCCAGTTCTCCAAATGACCAAATTCGGAAGTCTTGCGTATCCTCTCTTTCTTACTTGCCCAGTCTTCTCCTAGATAAGAAGTATCAATACCACCTGTCTTTAAATCGTTTTCCAGTTTCCGCTCACCTGCTGAACCATGGATGGCTTCCAAATCACGGTAACCAAATCTGTCCTGAACTTCCTTCATCGACGCGATGATCTTTTCGCGGATTTGGTTCGACGTGTCAGACTGAGGTGATTTGTCAAGTTGAGCTAGCATAACGGCAGATATACGCATCTCATCAGCTAGCTCCACCGTGCGATCACGAAAGTTTCGAGCGCCTGAATTACCGGTTATAACTGCGTCTTGTAAGTTGGACACGAAATTTAATTCTGGAGCCCTGTGATCAGAATCATTTGGAATCACAGGTACCTTGGCTGCGTTTTGTAGGACCAATGTCTCTCTGTAAGCCTCTGCATCCGTTTGATTCTTAACTCTGATCATGGACATATCACCTAAATCCATCTCTTTTCCAAGTACAGTGGTTTGGTCTGAATGAGTGGATCCTGCAACAGAAGCACCAGAGACAACTCTTTCAGGATTTGCGGTCATCTGACTTGCCATTTGCAATTCTATGTTCAAAGTCAAATCTCCTTGCCTGGTATTTGCTCTTCCGATATCGTTTAGGTCGAAAATCAAGCTGCTAGCATTAGGTTTCCGTCTCAAAATCTCCATATTCTCTTCGCTTGATGGATCgaaatcaaattcatctcGTAGGTATTCGATGAGTAATAAATATGGAACTTTTTCTGCAGAATTCAAGACTTGAGCCTCATTGGCAGTTATGAGGACCAGCTTGTGTAGCTTACCCTTTTTGTTTGGTGGTAATAAAGTAGGTATATCGACTTCAGCCGGCAAATCTCTGTTTAATAGTGACAACTCTGCGCGCAGAGCACTAAATCTGGCTTCTGTGGGGACCAACGTTAGCCTTTGCGAGATAGTTTCCAGCGCAATGGCAAACTGGGTTTCACAGCGGAAGTAGTTTGTCTTGAGCAACTTAATTTTCGCGGTTGTACTTAGTTGAGATAGATCAAGTTGTTGATTTCTGGAGTCTGAATCGGCTGTTCTTAATTGCTCACCATCAATTGACGAGGGCGGTTGAGAATTTGAACGCTCCAAATTAGGTCTACTCTCCACAGATGATAGCGATGTGCGCGACCTATCTGGCTCTGCGAGCAGTAAATCAGGCATGGAGGATGTAAACTTGTCCGTGTTTAAAGGATCTGAGTCAAAATCTGAGTTCGAGATGGATGGCTCAATGGAATTTGAGTGTTCTGCtgccaaagaagacaaTGAATTCGTATCATAGGTTCTGTGGACGTATGATTCATCCAGAAATTTAGATCTTCTCTTGGGCATCTTGATGGAATTGGATATCCTGTCCTGAAATAGCTGTTCACCGACATCATCGACTAT
The window above is part of the Torulaspora delbrueckii CBS 1146 chromosome 3, complete genome genome. Proteins encoded here:
- the PIK1 gene encoding 1-phosphatidylinositol 4-kinase (similar to Saccharomyces cerevisiae PIK1 (YNL267W); ancestral locus Anc_1.85), producing the protein MNDETPAKVNDLSELVTNHKNEMLLKYINSSHLSIYSCIELLCKHADNIGIHYYLCQKLLTFPHSELQFYIPQLVQILLTVETESMALEELILDLKNENPHFALLTFWQLQALLADFSSDPESYGFQVARRVLNNLQSTLFSTSRSGEDAKSPTKMHENIAPALVLCSMAMSSIGLPQMAQMTKPLIESQGHRQKAFVFKLAKKAVKDLRRNITLKNTLLNTKAMKGYAKNVDLLPTSPVDIVDPVKTKEDAAFRKPRRAETDLNFDIVDDVGEQLFQDRISNSIKMPKRRSKFLDESYVHRTYDTNSLSSLAAEHSNSIEPSISNSDFDSDPLNTDKFTSSMPDLLLAEPDRSRTSLSSVESRPNLERSNSQPPSSIDGEQLRTADSDSRNQQLDLSQLSTTAKIKLLKTNYFRCETQFAIALETISQRLTLVPTEARFSALRAELSLLNRDLPAEVDIPTLLPPNKKGKLHKLVLITANEAQVLNSAEKVPYLLLIEYLRDEFDFDPSSEENMEILRRKPNASSLIFDLNDIGRANTRQGDLTLNIELQMASQMTANPERVVSGASVAGSTHSDQTTVLGKEMDLGDMSMIRVKNQTDAEAYRETLVLQNAAKVPVIPNDSDHRAPELNFVSNLQDAVITGNSGARNFRDRTVELADEMRISAVMLAQLDKSPQSDTSNQIREKIIASMKEVQDRFGYRDLEAIHGSAGERKLENDLKTGGIDTSYLGEDWASKKERIRKTSEFGHLENWDLCSVIAKSGDDLRQEAFACQLIQAMAQIWSKEKVNVWVKKMKILITSANTGLVETITNAISVHSIKKSLTKKMIEEGNLDEKGAIASLKDHFLKAFGDPQGFKYRRAQDNFTASLAAYSLICYILQIKDRHNGNIMIDNEGHLVHIDFGFMLSNSPGSVGFEAAPFKLTYEYIEVLGGIESECFKKFVRLLKDGFKALRKYSDQVVSMCEVMQKYSMQPGFNAGENTSVQLKQRFHLELSESECDDFVENYLVAKSVGSIYTRLYDQFQLITQGIYS